The Roseococcus microcysteis genome contains a region encoding:
- a CDS encoding YihY/virulence factor BrkB family protein: MPSRFHTPRQALAETWAVLTSDQISLVSAGCAFYALFALFPALSLTISFYGLWFDLYTIEPQLELLQRVLPEDVMELIAERVRQLVTAPRGQLGFSAAISLGIALWSSSAGVRALLGALPLARADTEQRGFVAFYLTALLLTLGAILAVVVGLGVLVAVPTVLGILGVPEEEAWFPRLVSQGFLFISVLLSISTLYRFGPPKPPPNWHLFSPGAVLATLLWTGASVLFSFYLSRFVSYDAFYGTLGAVVVLLTWFYLGVYFILIGAALNAARYRARNLGKGDIEQAKPAPEEKTGSIPRVEVS, translated from the coding sequence ATGCCGTCACGATTCCACACGCCCCGCCAGGCGCTCGCCGAAACCTGGGCGGTGCTGACCTCGGACCAGATCTCCCTCGTCTCGGCCGGCTGCGCCTTCTATGCGCTGTTCGCGCTGTTCCCGGCGCTGTCGCTGACCATTTCCTTCTACGGGCTGTGGTTCGACCTCTACACCATCGAGCCGCAGCTCGAACTGCTCCAGCGCGTGCTGCCCGAGGATGTGATGGAGCTGATCGCGGAGCGCGTGCGGCAATTGGTCACGGCGCCGCGCGGGCAGCTCGGCTTCTCGGCCGCCATCAGCCTGGGCATCGCGCTCTGGAGTTCCTCGGCCGGCGTGCGCGCGCTGCTGGGCGCCCTGCCGCTGGCCCGCGCCGACACAGAGCAGCGCGGCTTCGTCGCCTTCTACCTGACCGCGCTGCTGCTGACGCTGGGCGCCATCCTGGCCGTCGTGGTGGGGCTGGGCGTGCTGGTGGCGGTGCCGACCGTGCTGGGCATCCTGGGCGTGCCGGAGGAGGAGGCCTGGTTCCCGCGCCTGGTGTCGCAGGGGTTCCTCTTCATCTCGGTGTTGCTGTCCATCTCGACGCTCTACCGCTTCGGCCCGCCCAAGCCGCCGCCCAACTGGCACCTGTTCTCGCCGGGCGCGGTGCTGGCCACGCTGCTCTGGACCGGGGCCTCGGTGCTGTTCTCCTTCTACCTGAGCCGCTTCGTGAGCTATGACGCGTTCTATGGGACGCTGGGCGCGGTGGTCGTGCTGCTGACCTGGTTCTACCTGGGCGTCTATTTCATCCTGATCGGGGCCGCGCTGAACGCCGCGCGCTACCGTGCCCGCAACCTCGGCAAGGGTGACATCGAGCAGGCAAAGCCCGCCCCGGAGGAGAAGACCGGTTCCATTCCGCGCGTGGAGGTGAGCTGA
- a CDS encoding PDR/VanB family oxidoreductase produces MERDDRWTMATLRGTRLVAPSIREFMLVPEDGATAYPTGAHLCVRLDIGGRPSERHYSLVGSGPRDGAWRIAVQHAAEGRGGSRAMWALEPGARLAISHPRSHFELAAGAPEVLLLAGGIGVTPLVGMAEVLARRGARFRMVYAGRSRASMAYLDDLSALLGPALTVHAEDEGGRPDLDAIFAGLAPEAEAYVCGPIGLLTAARRAWAAAGRPAASLVFETFGSSGQAVASDFIVRIPRFGREVTVPAGASMLEALEEAGVGVLSDCRRGECGLCALDVLAVEGRVDHRDVFFSERQHLENRRICACVSRVAGGAITIDPPWRGDGRLTPGAEGKGA; encoded by the coding sequence ATGGAGCGCGACGACCGCTGGACCATGGCGACCTTGCGCGGCACGCGCCTGGTCGCCCCCTCCATCCGGGAATTCATGCTGGTGCCGGAGGACGGCGCCACGGCCTATCCCACCGGCGCGCATCTCTGCGTGCGCCTCGACATCGGCGGGCGGCCGTCGGAGCGGCATTACTCGCTGGTGGGCTCCGGCCCGCGGGATGGCGCCTGGCGGATCGCGGTGCAGCACGCGGCGGAGGGCCGTGGCGGCTCGCGCGCCATGTGGGCGCTGGAGCCCGGCGCGCGCCTCGCCATTTCCCACCCGCGCAGCCATTTCGAACTGGCGGCCGGCGCGCCGGAGGTGCTGCTGCTCGCGGGCGGCATCGGCGTCACCCCGCTGGTGGGCATGGCCGAGGTGCTGGCCCGCCGCGGCGCCCGCTTCCGCATGGTCTATGCCGGGCGGTCGCGCGCTTCCATGGCCTATCTCGACGACCTCTCGGCGCTGCTCGGCCCCGCGCTGACGGTGCATGCGGAGGATGAGGGTGGGCGCCCGGACCTGGACGCGATCTTCGCGGGGCTCGCCCCGGAGGCGGAGGCCTATGTCTGCGGCCCCATCGGCCTGCTGACGGCCGCGCGCCGCGCCTGGGCGGCGGCGGGGCGGCCGGCGGCGAGCCTGGTGTTCGAGACCTTCGGCTCCTCCGGCCAGGCGGTGGCCAGCGATTTCATCGTTCGCATCCCGCGCTTCGGGCGCGAGGTGACCGTGCCCGCCGGCGCCAGCATGCTGGAAGCACTGGAGGAAGCGGGGGTCGGCGTGCTGTCCGATTGCCGCCGCGGCGAATGCGGGCTTTGCGCGCTCGACGTGCTGGCGGTGGAAGGGCGCGTGGACCACCGCGACGTGTTCTTCTCGGAGCGCCAGCACCTGGAGAACCGGCGGATTTGCGCCTGCGTCTCGCGCGTCGCGGGCGGTGCGATCACCATCGATCCGCCCTGGCGCGGCGATGGCCGCCTGACGCCGGGGGCCGAGGGGAAAGGCGCATAG
- a CDS encoding gamma-glutamyltransferase family protein, which translates to MIQTRTHRPLLMGRRGAVASNHPVATAAGMEVLRAGGSAADAAVAVSLTLGVVEPHMSGLGGDGFYHHWSAASGRAETYAGTGPAPAAATVERYRAEGGIPVWGPLSTQTPGKVAGLAALHAAHGAKPWAGLFDPAIEAAREGFAATATFRRFATTMRERLLPDALARDTFLPGGAPPALGAVVAQPALAATLQRLAEGGAEDFFRGSLARDLAADLADSGTLVAAADLAAVRPREAPPIAMAWRGFELRQTPAPSMGFAMLQMLAMLEHHDIAAMGWGSEALVHLMVEAKKRAFLDREAHAGMEVPPFAELLSPARAAAHAAAIGPRAAHLPVRPAPEADTTYFCVMDAEGNAVSAIQSLNSAFGAGVVGPRTGVLFNNRMAYWHLEEGHPNRLAPGRIVRHTMNAPMAMKDGKPWLLFGTPGADNQVQINAQVLVAIAVFGLDPQQALEAPRWTSSQPGQESNYPHAGGEVLTVEAGLGEDVIAGLRARGHEVKVVPPLEGPCSVAAIRLLENGVRMAASDPRRDGWAAAW; encoded by the coding sequence ATGATCCAGACCCGCACCCACCGGCCCCTGTTGATGGGGCGACGCGGCGCCGTGGCGTCCAACCACCCGGTGGCCACGGCCGCCGGCATGGAGGTGCTGCGCGCCGGCGGCAGCGCGGCCGATGCGGCGGTGGCCGTCTCGCTGACGCTGGGGGTGGTGGAGCCGCATATGTCGGGCCTGGGCGGGGATGGTTTCTACCACCACTGGTCCGCCGCCTCCGGCCGCGCCGAGACCTATGCCGGCACGGGCCCCGCGCCCGCCGCCGCCACGGTGGAACGCTACCGCGCCGAGGGCGGCATCCCGGTCTGGGGGCCGCTTTCCACCCAGACGCCCGGCAAGGTGGCGGGGCTGGCCGCGCTGCACGCGGCGCATGGCGCGAAGCCCTGGGCCGGCCTGTTCGACCCGGCCATCGAGGCGGCGCGCGAGGGCTTCGCCGCCACCGCCACCTTCCGCCGCTTCGCCACCACCATGCGCGAACGCCTGCTGCCCGATGCCCTGGCGCGCGACACTTTCCTGCCCGGCGGCGCCCCGCCCGCGCTGGGCGCGGTGGTGGCGCAGCCGGCCCTGGCCGCCACGCTGCAACGCCTGGCCGAGGGCGGCGCGGAGGATTTCTTCCGGGGCAGCCTCGCGCGCGACCTGGCGGCCGACCTGGCCGATTCCGGCACGCTGGTCGCCGCCGCCGACCTCGCCGCCGTGCGGCCGCGCGAGGCGCCCCCCATCGCCATGGCCTGGCGCGGCTTCGAGCTGCGGCAGACGCCCGCGCCCTCCATGGGCTTCGCCATGTTGCAGATGCTGGCCATGCTGGAGCATCACGACATCGCGGCGATGGGCTGGGGTTCGGAGGCGCTGGTCCATCTGATGGTGGAGGCCAAGAAGCGCGCCTTCCTGGACCGTGAGGCCCATGCCGGGATGGAGGTGCCGCCCTTCGCGGAGCTGCTCTCCCCCGCCCGCGCGGCCGCGCACGCCGCCGCCATCGGCCCCCGCGCCGCGCATTTGCCGGTGCGCCCCGCCCCGGAAGCCGACACCACCTATTTCTGTGTGATGGATGCCGAGGGCAACGCCGTCTCGGCCATCCAGTCGCTGAACTCGGCCTTCGGCGCGGGCGTGGTGGGGCCGCGGACGGGCGTGCTGTTCAACAACCGCATGGCCTATTGGCACCTGGAGGAGGGCCACCCCAACCGCCTCGCCCCCGGGCGCATCGTGCGCCACACCATGAATGCGCCCATGGCGATGAAGGATGGCAAGCCCTGGCTGCTCTTCGGCACGCCGGGGGCCGACAACCAGGTGCAGATCAACGCGCAGGTGCTGGTGGCGATCGCCGTCTTCGGCCTCGATCCGCAGCAGGCGCTGGAGGCGCCGCGCTGGACCTCCTCCCAGCCCGGCCAGGAGAGCAACTATCCCCATGCGGGCGGCGAGGTGCTGACGGTGGAGGCGGGCCTGGGCGAGGATGTCATCGCCGGGCTGCGCGCGCGGGGCCATGAGGTGAAGGTGGTGCCGCCGCTGGAAGGCCCGTGCAGCGTGGCCGCCATCCGCCTGCTGGAGAATGGCGTGCGGATGGCGGCGTCCGACCCGCGGCGGGATGGCTGGGCCGCGGCCTGGTGA